The following coding sequences are from one Shewanella violacea DSS12 window:
- a CDS encoding NAD(P)H-binding protein: protein MGQTALVLGATGVVGRELVEQLSQSAYIDKLVAITRRPIEYDSNKITNCVVEFDRLEEYSSVFNADIIFSCLGTTLKQAGSIERQRQVDVDYQYLAAKLSHINRVGHYLLVSSSGANPNSHSAYLSMKGELETKVIELGFQRLSIIQPSLLLGERTDVRLGEKLGSKLLPLICRLPGLKKYRPITGKQVAAKMCDIASQEDTSGASKLQYYRLDELFS from the coding sequence ATGGGACAAACCGCACTAGTATTGGGCGCAACCGGAGTCGTAGGCCGTGAGCTTGTCGAGCAGCTAAGTCAATCAGCCTATATAGATAAGCTAGTTGCGATAACTCGGCGCCCCATAGAGTACGACTCGAATAAAATCACCAATTGTGTGGTGGAATTTGACCGACTAGAAGAGTACTCATCTGTCTTCAACGCCGACATTATCTTCTCCTGCTTGGGCACCACATTGAAGCAGGCAGGCTCAATCGAACGCCAAAGACAGGTAGATGTCGACTATCAATATTTAGCCGCCAAATTATCCCACATCAACAGAGTTGGTCATTATTTGCTGGTATCTTCTAGTGGTGCTAACCCTAACAGTCACAGCGCCTATTTAAGCATGAAAGGCGAATTAGAGACTAAGGTCATTGAGCTAGGCTTTCAGCGACTCAGCATCATCCAGCCTTCGTTGTTATTGGGTGAGCGTACAGACGTTAGACTGGGTGAGAAGCTAGGCAGCAAATTGCTTCCCCTTATCTGCCGACTGCCTGGACTGAAAAAATACCGCCCAATCACAGGGAAACAAGTTGCCGCTAAGATGTGTGACATCGCGAGTCAGGAAGACACCTCGGGAGCAAGTAAGCTTCAATACTATCGACTCGATGAACTGTTCAGTTAA